GCTACCGAGCCGGATGGGGATAGTTTAGTGTATACGTTAGTAAGTCCATATACAGCAGCAGCTACTAGTGTGAATTATAATGTGGGATATTCAGCATCTGCACCAATATCCGGAATCACTTTGAATTCAGCTACCGGAGAATTGAGTTTTACACCAACTATAGTAGGATACTTTGCTATGGCAATTCAAATATCGGAGTACGAATATGGAACAGGAACATTTAAAGGTTCCAATATGGTCGATTTTCAAATTATCGTTGTAAACTGTGGCGCGAATAGCCAACCAACCGTTCCGGGAATTTCAAATGTGACCGGAAATGCTTCTGTGATAAATTCTAAAACATTAGGTGTTTGTGGAGGTAATAATTTAACTTTTGATATTGTATTTACCGATGCGAATGCGACAGATACAGTGACTTTAGCCTCTAATTTAGGAACTATACTTCCAAATGCCAATATTACAATGACGGCAGGAAATCCGGCTACTATGCATGTGGATTGGACACCGGGACCAAACGCACTGAATAGAGTGATTTTTGTGGTGGTCGGTTCAGATGATAATTGTCCGATAATAGGCGAGAACTATGGTACATATACAATAATTGTGAATAAGGGAGTGGCCACCATTCAAGATGATACTATTTGTGCGGGTTCGCAATGGATTGATTTGACCACTTCGGGTGGATTTAATTATACCTGGTCGGTCATATCCGGTTCACCAATAGATACTGTAGTTGGTTCCAGCACTTATAATATGACTTGTTTTAATTGTGAGTCTCCATCGGTTTCTCCGCAAACAACAACCGTTTATCAAGTGGCATCAACCGGGGTAGGGTTATGTCAGGTAACTGATACAGTGACAATCACGGTCGCACCAAATTTTGATATCACTATGCCGGGTGATTCTGTCTTGTGTTCAATTGCATCATATCCTTTAAATGTGACAACGACACAGCCATCGTTTACATATACATATCATTGGACACCGTCTACAGGATTAAGTAATGATACCATAGCCAATCCGATCGCTTCTCCATCTCAAAATACAACATACTTTCTGACCATGACCTCAAGTGATGGCTGTTCGAAAACGGGCGATGTTACTGTGGGACTATCGGCTCCATTTCCAAGTAATTCATATGTTACTGGTGATACCGTTTTATGTTCTGGGCAATCCACGCAGTTAGAAGTCCATTTAGGTGATGTGGATATTACCACTTGTGGAACTTCCAATAATGGTTGTTTGGGAACTGTTCAAAATGGTGATATCGGTACCGCAACGACTACCAATTCTGTGAATAATTATCCTGCAGTTTACGGTATCAGTAGTTCCGGAGCTAAGCATCAAATTATTTATACAGCATCAGAACTTCAGGCGTTGGGAATGACTTTAGGAGGTGCTATTAATACCATTTCATTTTACAATAATGCAGTGAGTAGTAATGTTACCACGAATAACTTCAGAATTAAAATGGGATGTACGTCTCAATCTGATTTAACCAATGGTTGGATCACCGGACTTCAGGAAGTCGTAGGTCCTACTACACATACGATGACCACCGGTTGGAATCATCATAATTTACCAGTATCATATTTATGGGATGGTACATCAAATTTAGTGGTAGAAGTATCATTTGAAAATACCAGCGCATTTTTCAATTCCAATGCGCAAACCAGATTTACGGCAGTCACATCTTCTCGCGTATTATATTTCGCAGATAATGTACAGGGGGTTTCTCAATACTATCCACCGATCGGAACAGGGACTGGGGATGCGAAATTGAGTACGTATAGACCGAATACCAAGTTTAATTTCTGCTCAGGTGCAAATCCAGCTGCATTCTCTTATACATGGACACCTTCAGCAGGATTATCCGGAACAACCATATCTAATCCTACAGCGGCACCAGGTACATCAACTACATATCAGGTAGTGATTAGTGATACGCTGGGAGGATGTTCAGATACCATTACCCATTTTGTGGATGTGGTAAGTCAATTCGATGCAGGGTTTAATTTTGATGATCCAATTTGTGTGAATGAAGCACCGATTACTTTGGCGCCAAATGTAGCCGGAGGAGTATTTACAGGTAGTGGAGTTACATCTTCGGGTGTTTTTGATCCGTCATTAGCAGGCGCAGGAACCTGGCCAATTACATATAGTATTTCTTCTCCAACTTTATGTGCGAATGATTCGACTATGTTGATTCAGGTATTGCCATTGAGTAATACCGCAATTACCTATGTGGAAATATGTGAAGGAAGCGGAACTGTGAATTTAACTGCGGCAACTCCCGGAGGAAATTGGGGTGGAGCACAAATCACAGATTCTGTAAATGGCGTATTTGATGCGACAGGACTGACCGCAGGGTATTATCCGGTTACGTATACCATTTCACAGCCATGTTTAAGTGTGGATACAATGGACATTAAAGTTATAGAGCCTTATAGCTTTACATTTAGCCAAAATCAAATCAATGTATGTCAGGATGCATCTGTAAATCTGGGGAGTAATTATGTATTATCTAATGGTCCAAATCAAGGTTCCGGTCCGGTAACCGCAGTATGGTCAGATGTGAATGGATATATTTCTGCTTCCGGTGTGTTTGATGCTATGGGAGTTCCGCAAGGAAGTTATACAGTAACTTTAAGCATTTCTGGTCCGAATGGTAGCTGTGGAAGTTCAGAAGATATGATAGTGAATGTAATTAAAACAGATTATCCAACGTTCCCGAATAGTTTGAGTTTTTGCGATGCATCAACAAATGCTGTTATTAATGTAAATCCATGGTTATTTGGTAATGGAACGGGTTATGTGCAAACACCAATTAGTCCACTAAATCCAAATGATACGCTGGATATCCAACCATTTGGAAGTAATGGGAAATTCGATCCGTCCGTATTGGGTGCAGGTAGCTGGAGTTTAACAGTATATTATACCAATTTAAATGGATGTACCGGAATTTCTACCGATACAATTCATGTGTTGCCAACACCAGGAAATGGGGTGACTTTAAATGGAACTACTTTAACCGCAAATGCTTCGGGAGCATATACCTATCAATGGTTCGATTGTAACAATGGTAATTCACCAATATCAGGTGCGACCAGTCAATCATACACACCTACGGTTAGCGGAACATATGGCGTGAGTATTAGTGCCGGAAGTTGTACATCTACTTCTGCATGTACTGATGTGACCATAGTAGGGGTTGAAGAGTTAGAAAATGGATTGGGCGTGATGTTATATCCAAATCCTGTAGTAGATGTGTTGAAAATTGATCGTGGAAATAATGATGCGTTAACCATCGTAATCACGAACAGCTCAGGTAAACAGATGTATAAAACTTCTGCGATTGAGCAAATCACAGAGTTAGACTTATCAAACTATTCATCAGGAGTATATTTTGTTAAAGTGAGTAACGAAACAAATTCACAAATTGTAAGAATTGTCAAGATGTAAATACTTTGAAATGAGATATAAAAAAAGCCGGTTGATATCAACCGGCTTTTTTATTGAGATTATTAAGAGTATAACATTATGCCATTATTGGAAGTAAAGGACATCTTTTACAGTACTTGCCCTTTTTGTTAATCTTGTCACAACATTTAGACTTACGTTTTTGGGATTTTTGTTGAAATCCAAGAACGTGAACACGCAAATCTTTCGATGCTTTACGATGAATCATGACCATGTGGCAAATTAATGAGACATTGCAAAAGCGTACAATACCTAAAAGTGGGTAATTGAATTGGGTGGAGACATAGTCAAATTTTATGAGACTATTAGTTTTTTATGTTTTGATCACAATGTAATTGTCTCCATATTTGCAGAAATAATGAATCCGTTACATTAAATTTGTCCCGGTTTTTAAAATTGATACGTTAAATACAAAATATAAGATTATGGCAGTAGAAATCACAGACGCAAACTTCGAGGAAATGGTAATGAACAGTGATAAACCAGTTTTACTAGATTTTTGGGCTGAATGGTGTGGTCCTTGTAGATTAATTGGACCTTTAGTAGAAGAGATTGCAAATGAGCAAGGCGATAAAGCGGTTGTGGGTAAAGTAAATGTGGATGAAAATCCTCAAGCTGCAATGAAATTTGGAATTAGAAATATTCCTACAATTTTATACGTAAAAAATGGAGAGGTTGTTGACAAACAAGTTGGTGCAACTTCTAAAGATGTAATCGAAGGTAAATTAACTGCTTTGATGAACTAATAAACATCTGTTTATAATATTAAAAAGGCTTTGGAAATTTCCAAAGCCTTTTTTTATGCGCTATATTTTAATGAAAGATGTGGTCTAAAAGATAAAAAGCACCGAGATGCTATCTCGATGCCTTTTTAGTTTTAAGTAATCAGGTTAAGTGTTTATGAACTTTATTTCCTATCCGAGATCAAATGTATGGGGCGAAAACCACTTAAATTGGGAGGTTTTGTTAAACGAATGTTTGAGTTAGTAAAGAGGCGATTCGGCTTTGTGAAGTATATTTCGTTATTTGTGAATCTCAAATAATTCTAATCAGTGATTTTAGTTTACTTTTAGTTAATCCCTCTGGAATCAAATGATATATTTGTTTGATCCCTTGTAACAATGTTGAGGCCATTGGAACATTTGAATACTAACATATCCGGATTTAGAAAATGGTTGGTTTTGACCCTTTTTTGCCTTGTGTATTTCATTGGAAATGCATCTAATCAAAATCATTTATTAAACACATATAGTCTGCATAACTGGAATACCGAGGATCAATTACCTCAGAGTTCTGTAAATACGATTATGCAATCTTCCGATGGTTACTTATGGATAGGTACATTTGGTGGAATTGCCAGATTTGACGGATTAACTTTTGAGCATATCAAACACCCTCAATTGATGTATGAGCGTGTGATTAGTTTGTTTGAAGATCAAGATGGATATATCTGGATCGGTTCGGAGAACAATGGACTATATCGCTATAAAAATGGTAAAGTCAAACATTATAATCTGGAAAATGGATTTCCGGGTGTTGGGATCACCAGTATCTTCCAATATGGTGATCGGGTAGGCGTTTTGATTCAGGGAAAGGGAGTTGCTGCGATATCTGGAGATGAGATAGAATTTCATCAAAGTAAAGTGTTGGATGGAGAACTTCTGGAACAAGCGATTATTGATGCAAATGGTGATATCTGGATTGTTTCATCCAAAGGAGTGTTTTTACAAAAGGATCTTAGAACGGAACCTGTTTATATTGAGAATAGTTTTCACGAAGAAGATGGATTTGCTATAGACATAGGGAAAGATCAGGAATTGTATTTCGGAAATCAGGATGGTTTTTACCGAATCAATAAAACAGCATTAAAAGCAGAATATTTATTTGATCATCAAATTGGCTTTTTATCTCAGCAGTTTTGTATAAGCAATAATGGCACATTCTGGTATGGAGGTAAAGGAAATGAATTGCATTGTAAAACATCCGAATGGTCGTTGAAATGGGGGCGAGAAGATGGTGTGCCAAATGGAGAAATTTCATGTATTTATGAAGATCGATCTGGAAACATTTGGGTAGGTTTAAATGGAGGGGGATTAATCGAGTTTTATCAAAACCAGGTGAATGTACTGGCGCATGAAACCGAATTAGGCCAAAAGATTTTTTTAGCCATTCATCCGGATGATCAGGGAAGATTGTGGATGGCGACTAATAATGGCGGCTTCTTTTCATTAGACACAGCTACACAAACGCTTAAGTCTTATGATGAGCGACATAACATCACAGCGGATATTTGGTCATTGGCATCTAATGCTAATGGAGAGTTATGGGGTGGTACATTTGGCAATGGAATCTTTTATGTAAATACCAATAAAACAGACGTATTTACACGTATTGATGATTGGGGCGGAGGTAGCAAGGTGATTTTGGCTATGATTTATGACACCGTTTACGATAGGCTTTTAATCGGTTCTGATCAGGGAGGTGTTTTTCAATTTAAGGATAACGAATGGAGTAATATTATTCCGGATCATATAGATCATGACAGAATTACAAAATTCACATTGTCTCCAAATGGAGATATGTACGTTTCTACCCAGGGCAATGGTATTCGAATGATTCGTGATAAAGAAGTTACGAGTTTAGACGAAAACAATGGCTTACCTTCAAACACGATTAGGGATGTGTTTTTTGATTCAGAGGGTGTCATGTGGTTAGGTTCGTATGGGAGTGGGATTATAGTGAATTTAGATGGACAGTTTGTAACTATAGATAAAAGTCTGGGGCTTTTCGATAATCTAATTTCTACCATTCGTGAAGATCAATTGGGTTATTTATGGATGAGCTGTAATTCCGGGGTATTTAGAGCGAAGAGGCAAGATCTAATTCAGGTGGCCCGAGGTGAATTGGATAAAGTACAATGTCAGGTTTTCAATAAATCCCACGGAATGGGGCATTCAGAGACAAATGGTGGGTTCCAATCGTCTAGCATTCAGTTTGGCGATGGGACATTGTTATATCCAACAATGAAAGGGGTGGCCGTTTTTAATCCGGAGAAACTCCAGGGACATGATACATTATCTAATGTATTGATTAGTGCCATTTCTTATGGTAATACTCTTATAGAATCGACAGATAAAATAGTGGTGCCAGCAGAATATAGAGATGTGGAATTTGCCTATACTGCGCCTACATTTTTTGCTCCCGAACTGATCACTTTTGAATATTACTTAGAAGGTTACGAGCAGGAATGGAGTACTATAGGCAGAAACAGAAATGCTGTCTATAAAAAGTTGAAACCGGGAACTTATACATTTAAGGTAAGAGCAAGAAATAGCCAGGGAATTTTGAGCCATACATATGCGGCTCAGGAAATAACCATTGAGCCGTATTTTTATGAAACCACAGCGTTTAGATGGATTTTAGGTGCGTTTATCCTGCTGGTTATATTCGGAACCTATGCGTGGCAAAACATCAATGCAGAGAGGAGAGAAGTGGAATTAAAAAGAATAGTTTCCGAGCGTACTATTGATTTAGAAAATGAAAAGAAACTGACCGAGGAAGCTTTGCAGAAGGTAGAAGAACAGTCTGTAGAGATTCAAAAGATGAGTATGGCAAAAGCCGATTTCTTTCAAAGCATTTCTCACGAATTAAAAACTCCGTTAACTCTCATCAAAGGGCCTGTAGAGGCCTTGTTGGATTCTGATGAGGTAAATCTGGAATCAGAAGTTAGAGAAGATTTAGGCCTGGTAAAAAAGCAAGCCAATTACCTGACCGACCTGATTTCCCAGTTGTTGGATATTGCACGATCGGAAGATGGATACTTAAAGAAACAAGAAGAGCCCGTAGATATCATCGATTTAATGCAAAAGGTCATTTCCTCAGTAGATTCCTGGATCCAACAGAAAGAAATCAACTTTGAGTCCTATGTGCGCTTACAACGTGTAAAAGGGTTAACAGATATAGACTTTGTAGAAAAGATCATTAAGAATTTATTGACGAATGCCATTAAGTTTACCCCACCCAAAGGAGTGATTGATTTGAGTCTGGGAGAAATTGGTGATGATTTACTGATTACCGTATCCGATAGTGGTAAAGGGATTGATGAGGATGATCTCCCGTATATTTTTGATCGTTACTATACCAAAGGTTCTCAGGAAAATGGAAATACTGCGGGTACCGGGATTGGATTGGCGCTTGTAAAAGAGTTTATCCAATTATTAGATGGCGAAATCAAAGTGGGAAAATCTGGATTATATGGAGGAGCAGAATTTGTATGTCGAATTCCGTTTTTTAGATTGGATGATTTAGAAGTCCCAACAGAGATTCCAAAGGAATTGACTTTGAGTCAGACTATCATCAATGTAAATGGAGAATTGGAAGAAACAGAATTAGATGATCAAAAGAAAGTCGTTTTAGTCGTGGATGATCACAGTGATATTCGAACTTTTATCAAGAGATCATTGAAGCCGAATTATAGAATTGAAGAGGCTGAGAATGGGGAAGAAGGATTGGCAAAAGCCCTGAATATAAACCCGGACGTGATCATTTCGGATGTAAACATGCCTCAAAAAGACGGATTGGAAATGTTAAGCGAATTAAAGTCGAATTCAAAAACAGATTACATTCCAGTGTTATTACTTACCGCCAGAGGGTCTGAAAAGATAAAGGTCCAAGGATGGGATGAAGGTGCAGATGGATATATGGCTAAACCATTTAATGCCAATGAGCTTTCAGCCAGAGTCAATGGGATTATAGAAAATCGTAAGAAGTTAAGACGAAGAATAGAACAAGAACTAAGTACTTCCGATTTTGAAAGTGACGGTAAGTCTGATTTTGAAAAACAATTTGAAAATCTGGTACATTCAAAACTGACCCATCCGGAGTATAGCTTTAACGAAAGTCTGGGAGATTTTGCCATGAGTTTGTCTAAATTTCAGCGTACGGTTAAAGAGCATTACGGAATGACTCCGCAGGTATATCTAAGACTTCAACGATTGGATATGGCCAAAAATCTAATTGAGAAAAATAGAGGTTCTATCTCTGAAATCGCATATGCATGTGGTTTCAATAGTGTGTCTTACTTTAATCGTGTATTTAAAAAAACGTATCAAATTACGCCTTCAGATTTGATTTAACCTTCTTTTATTTAGTTGTTTACGATATAGTTCAACGACTTAACGAAATAGTTCAATAACCCGGTCTTAGGCTACATGCATATTTGTTAATAGATAAATTTAACAAACAATATTTCAGAAATGAAAAAGTCTATTCTCGTTCTTTTGGTCGCTATTTGGCCGACCATTTTATTTTCACAACTCACAGCGCCATTTTGTAATCCATCATTTACTGGGCACCAGGCTTTCTTTCAGCTAGGTATAAAAAGAGTAATTTTTGGTACAATAGATAATTCAACTAGTGTTCCGGGGCAGGGAGATCCACTTATTCATGACTTTACTGCTACCAAACAAACCACAATTGTACAGGGAGTACCCAAGTCTATTACCGTAACTAATTTTACTCATAATCAGGAAGACGTTAAGGTGTATATCGATTGGAATAATGATGGTGACTTTAATGATGCTGGAGAGTTGGCTTTTAGTAGTGATAAAAAAATATCGCATACCGGATCAATTACAGCTCCGGTAACATCAGTAATTGATACTTTGATAAGAATGAGGGTATTATCCGATTTTTTCGATAATGGTATTAGTGGTCCCTGCGAGAATATTGATTTCGGGCAGGTTGAAGAATATGCCGTTCGGGTATATCCTAATTTGGAAATACCAATTACAATTGATAGTAGTGTAACCTGTGGCGGTCTTACGAATGGAGGCTTAACAGTAAATCCAACCGGATATGCTGGACCTTTTTCTTATTCCTGGAGTAATGGTGATACAACAGCTTCAATAACAGGGTTGGGAGCTGGAACATATACTGTAACGGTTTCTACAACTTCCGGATTTTCAATAACATCAACAAATTCAAAGACAGTTACTGTTCAGGATGTAACCGCTCCAACGATCACAGTATGTGCATCTACACCTGGCAATATTACAGCAAACGGTTCTTGTCAGGGAAGTGCACCAGATTTAACGGGTGGAGTAACCGCCACAGATAATTGTGGTCCACCAGCAATTACTCAAAGCCCTGCTGCAGGAGCGATTTTAGGCTTAGGTACTACAACCATTACTTTAATCGCCACTGATGCGGTGGGGAATACCGCCACATGTACAGTAAATCAAACCGTAGTAGATAATACAGCTCCTGTAATTACCATATGTGCATCAACACCGAGTAATATTTCGGCCAATAGTTTCTGTCAGGGAAGTGCACCAGATTTAACGGGGTCAGTAACTGCCACAGATAATTGCACGGGTTCACCAACAATTACACAAAGTCCGGCATCAGGTGCCACATTAGGTTTAGGAACGACTACCATTACATTAACCGCGACTGATGGTTCAGGAAACACAGCAACCTGTACAGTAAATCAAACGGTGGTAGATGATACAGCTCCAACGATTACAGTATGTGCATCAACACCGAGTAACATTTCTGCGAATAGTTTTTGTCAGGGAAGTGCACCAGATTTAACAGGTTCAGTAACTGCTACAGATAATTGTACGAGTTCACCAACGATTACCCAAAGTCCGGCATCAGGTGCCACATTAGGTTTAGGAACGACTACCATTACATTAACCGCGACTGATGGTTCAGGAAATACTGCGACTTGTACAGTAAATCAAACTGTAATAGATAATACCGCGCCAACAATTACGGTATGTGCATCAACACCAAGTAATATTTCTGCGAATAGTTTTTGTCAGGGAAGTGCCCCAGATTTAACGGGATCAGTAACTGCCACAGATAATTGCACGGGTTCACCAACGATTACCCAAAGTCCGGCATCAGGTGCCACATTAGGTTTAGGAACGACTACTATTACGTTAACCGCAACAGATGGTTCAGGAAATACCGCCACGTGTACGGTGAATCAAACGGTGGTAGATGATACAGCTCCAGTAATTACGGTATGTGCATCTACACCAAGTAATATTA
This genomic interval from bacterium SCSIO 12643 contains the following:
- a CDS encoding response regulator, with the translated sequence MYFIGNASNQNHLLNTYSLHNWNTEDQLPQSSVNTIMQSSDGYLWIGTFGGIARFDGLTFEHIKHPQLMYERVISLFEDQDGYIWIGSENNGLYRYKNGKVKHYNLENGFPGVGITSIFQYGDRVGVLIQGKGVAAISGDEIEFHQSKVLDGELLEQAIIDANGDIWIVSSKGVFLQKDLRTEPVYIENSFHEEDGFAIDIGKDQELYFGNQDGFYRINKTALKAEYLFDHQIGFLSQQFCISNNGTFWYGGKGNELHCKTSEWSLKWGREDGVPNGEISCIYEDRSGNIWVGLNGGGLIEFYQNQVNVLAHETELGQKIFLAIHPDDQGRLWMATNNGGFFSLDTATQTLKSYDERHNITADIWSLASNANGELWGGTFGNGIFYVNTNKTDVFTRIDDWGGGSKVILAMIYDTVYDRLLIGSDQGGVFQFKDNEWSNIIPDHIDHDRITKFTLSPNGDMYVSTQGNGIRMIRDKEVTSLDENNGLPSNTIRDVFFDSEGVMWLGSYGSGIIVNLDGQFVTIDKSLGLFDNLISTIREDQLGYLWMSCNSGVFRAKRQDLIQVARGELDKVQCQVFNKSHGMGHSETNGGFQSSSIQFGDGTLLYPTMKGVAVFNPEKLQGHDTLSNVLISAISYGNTLIESTDKIVVPAEYRDVEFAYTAPTFFAPELITFEYYLEGYEQEWSTIGRNRNAVYKKLKPGTYTFKVRARNSQGILSHTYAAQEITIEPYFYETTAFRWILGAFILLVIFGTYAWQNINAERREVELKRIVSERTIDLENEKKLTEEALQKVEEQSVEIQKMSMAKADFFQSISHELKTPLTLIKGPVEALLDSDEVNLESEVREDLGLVKKQANYLTDLISQLLDIARSEDGYLKKQEEPVDIIDLMQKVISSVDSWIQQKEINFESYVRLQRVKGLTDIDFVEKIIKNLLTNAIKFTPPKGVIDLSLGEIGDDLLITVSDSGKGIDEDDLPYIFDRYYTKGSQENGNTAGTGIGLALVKEFIQLLDGEIKVGKSGLYGGAEFVCRIPFFRLDDLEVPTEIPKELTLSQTIINVNGELEETELDDQKKVVLVVDDHSDIRTFIKRSLKPNYRIEEAENGEEGLAKALNINPDVIISDVNMPQKDGLEMLSELKSNSKTDYIPVLLLTARGSEKIKVQGWDEGADGYMAKPFNANELSARVNGIIENRKKLRRRIEQELSTSDFESDGKSDFEKQFENLVHSKLTHPEYSFNESLGDFAMSLSKFQRTVKEHYGMTPQVYLRLQRLDMAKNLIEKNRGSISEIAYACGFNSVSYFNRVFKKTYQITPSDLI
- the trxA gene encoding thioredoxin → MAVEITDANFEEMVMNSDKPVLLDFWAEWCGPCRLIGPLVEEIANEQGDKAVVGKVNVDENPQAAMKFGIRNIPTILYVKNGEVVDKQVGATSKDVIEGKLTALMN
- a CDS encoding T9SS type A sorting domain-containing protein; amino-acid sequence: MKSIYKSTILVICLLFTWNISKATHIAGQDISYTCVGQDSFLVTIRLYRNCSGIAAPATLTANFASTCGSLSAVLNQAGGGAGVEVSQLCPTSMSTSSCNGGSNPGLMLHTYTGMVVLTPCNDWVISYSTCCRNSSVNLVGQQGIYLSADLNNDNGQCNSTPTFTSRPNPYFCINQQAYYNLGATEPDGDSLVYTLVSPYTAAATSVNYNVGYSASAPISGITLNSATGELSFTPTIVGYFAMAIQISEYEYGTGTFKGSNMVDFQIIVVNCGANSQPTVPGISNVTGNASVINSKTLGVCGGNNLTFDIVFTDANATDTVTLASNLGTILPNANITMTAGNPATMHVDWTPGPNALNRVIFVVVGSDDNCPIIGENYGTYTIIVNKGVATIQDDTICAGSQWIDLTTSGGFNYTWSVISGSPIDTVVGSSTYNMTCFNCESPSVSPQTTTVYQVASTGVGLCQVTDTVTITVAPNFDITMPGDSVLCSIASYPLNVTTTQPSFTYTYHWTPSTGLSNDTIANPIASPSQNTTYFLTMTSSDGCSKTGDVTVGLSAPFPSNSYVTGDTVLCSGQSTQLEVHLGDVDITTCGTSNNGCLGTVQNGDIGTATTTNSVNNYPAVYGISSSGAKHQIIYTASELQALGMTLGGAINTISFYNNAVSSNVTTNNFRIKMGCTSQSDLTNGWITGLQEVVGPTTHTMTTGWNHHNLPVSYLWDGTSNLVVEVSFENTSAFFNSNAQTRFTAVTSSRVLYFADNVQGVSQYYPPIGTGTGDAKLSTYRPNTKFNFCSGANPAAFSYTWTPSAGLSGTTISNPTAAPGTSTTYQVVISDTLGGCSDTITHFVDVVSQFDAGFNFDDPICVNEAPITLAPNVAGGVFTGSGVTSSGVFDPSLAGAGTWPITYSISSPTLCANDSTMLIQVLPLSNTAITYVEICEGSGTVNLTAATPGGNWGGAQITDSVNGVFDATGLTAGYYPVTYTISQPCLSVDTMDIKVIEPYSFTFSQNQINVCQDASVNLGSNYVLSNGPNQGSGPVTAVWSDVNGYISASGVFDAMGVPQGSYTVTLSISGPNGSCGSSEDMIVNVIKTDYPTFPNSLSFCDASTNAVINVNPWLFGNGTGYVQTPISPLNPNDTLDIQPFGSNGKFDPSVLGAGSWSLTVYYTNLNGCTGISTDTIHVLPTPGNGVTLNGTTLTANASGAYTYQWFDCNNGNSPISGATSQSYTPTVSGTYGVSISAGSCTSTSACTDVTIVGVEELENGLGVMLYPNPVVDVLKIDRGNNDALTIVITNSSGKQMYKTSAIEQITELDLSNYSSGVYFVKVSNETNSQIVRIVKM